In Leptospira sp. WS58.C1, a single genomic region encodes these proteins:
- a CDS encoding DUF2721 domain-containing protein — MLSALTGTEILAGMIAPAVLISATASLIFSTANRLGRIFDRVNLLKNEIEGVVDGKLSFPEERLAYLRRQLKVQKKRANLIQRSMAALYTATLFFVSSSLSLGIIVAISSSASWVATGLALIGGIFLFIASSLLLYESRYNLNFIQGQIEFAEFLEDKVEKKSDTSISK; from the coding sequence ATGCTCTCTGCTTTGACCGGAACGGAAATTTTAGCAGGTATGATCGCTCCGGCCGTTTTGATTTCGGCAACCGCGAGTTTGATCTTTTCTACCGCAAATCGATTGGGTAGAATATTCGATCGTGTGAATTTACTGAAAAACGAGATAGAAGGAGTCGTGGACGGAAAACTTTCTTTTCCGGAAGAGAGACTTGCCTATCTCAGAAGACAATTAAAAGTTCAAAAGAAAAGAGCGAATTTGATCCAAAGGTCTATGGCAGCTCTTTATACAGCGACTTTGTTTTTTGTATCTTCCAGTCTGAGTTTGGGGATTATAGTTGCTATATCTAGTTCCGCATCTTGGGTAGCCACAGGACTAGCTTTGATAGGCGGGATTTTCTTGTTTATTGCGAGCAGTCTTTTACTGTACGAAAGCCGTTATAATTTGAATTTTATCCAAGGTCAGATAGAATTTGCGGAGTTTCTAGAAGATAAGGTGGAGAAGAAGTCGGACACCTCCATAAGTAAATAA
- a CDS encoding YqgE/AlgH family protein, with the protein MENGFGGKVLISNSSIVTDYFNRTVILMVEHDHAGAFGLVLNKKMDVALSDVIQGIPEGIDGSYPIYSGGPVDPTFVSILHDNPKLKQPGIEVIPGVFLARSFEALVELLEHPDKTKFNVYQGYSGWGASQLEGEMERKSWVVHDPNAEWIFTEDPEATWQEALKSKGGLYKYFVEHTKDPMLN; encoded by the coding sequence ATGGAAAACGGATTTGGCGGAAAAGTATTAATTTCTAATTCATCCATCGTAACGGATTATTTCAATCGTACCGTGATCCTCATGGTCGAACATGATCATGCAGGTGCGTTCGGTCTTGTGTTGAATAAAAAGATGGATGTTGCCCTAAGCGATGTGATCCAAGGAATCCCGGAGGGCATAGACGGTTCTTATCCGATCTATTCCGGCGGCCCTGTGGATCCTACATTTGTCTCTATCCTTCACGATAATCCTAAGTTGAAACAACCGGGGATCGAAGTTATTCCAGGTGTGTTTTTAGCCAGAAGTTTCGAAGCTTTGGTGGAACTATTAGAACATCCTGATAAAACGAAGTTTAACGTATACCAAGGATATTCCGGCTGGGGAGCTTCTCAACTAGAAGGAGAAATGGAGCGTAAATCTTGGGTTGTTCACGATCCGAATGCAGAGTGGATCTTTACGGAAGATCCGGAAGCAACTTGGCAAGAAGCCTTAAAGAGTAAAGGCGGATTGTATAAGTATTTTGTGGAACACACAAAAGATCCGATGCTGAACTAG
- a CDS encoding ABC transporter permease, producing MNIRFFLRVMFREIFSKKTSSLQIILAITIGTGAVLAVHSYRDQFTASIIKEAKNIMGSDLVVTSPTPLNSEQTAFLLKELPKGSKLSQLVQFPSMIRNPDSQDSSLSLIKAIQGEYPYFGEIETEPKGLFRKLKPGEILLESGLIKNLKLKVGSKVQLGESNFVLRGSILKEPGMAGNFLSMAPSSIIRKESLAETGLEQRGSRISYQVPILLPIGTDANVFKKSKFSEFAKNDLILFESTEANSGSQKFLTNTLDFFSLLALCAFFLGGISILLTSRAVVRAKSNTFAIYKCLGAGPNLVLGLVLSELLILSTIGAVFGFLFGSFLQTQIPNMADKEFLFEPKLVPDLKAFFWAFVLAWVVPLVSAWESLSATRNLSPMYALKSDFANELSSVPKLKLKQSVSFFAVFGLFFILAWWETGDWIKGLILCATLLFLPVVVYLGILGIRFVIRFLLQRSEFSASVRMALRKLDRPRTGLSWVSVGLGSSVFVLLLSIFLSDSLLEYSGAKDKERRPNMFVLDIRPEQLESFQQTAEKYNVEKLLTSPVIGARLTRVNGELVKKEDMELSALRRDWRSTARTREYFLSYRENVYPTEKVTDGDFWRKGEEDQISVEKEFSKNLKVDLGDKLSFSIGGVEVTGTIRNFRTVNWSDMRPNFVILFSKGILEKAPKFYLSSFLLESSDSRYSLQKELSNEFPNLTIVDTEKAVQSFLGILEKMSFAIRWMTGLIVLSSLLLILSSLELSRKERLEETSLLRIIGGTKTFLRKYFLAESLLLANLSFVLAFVLVWGVSSYMSEMIFEIQASVPWLEIGIFYVSLNLAVVGMYFGTLRNEWKRSPTLYLKEV from the coding sequence ATGAATATCAGATTCTTTTTAAGGGTAATGTTCCGGGAGATTTTTTCCAAAAAGACTTCTTCCTTGCAGATCATTCTGGCAATCACGATCGGAACAGGCGCTGTTCTTGCAGTTCACTCATATAGGGACCAATTTACGGCTTCTATCATAAAAGAGGCTAAAAACATTATGGGTTCGGATCTTGTTGTTACGAGCCCTACTCCATTAAATTCCGAACAAACAGCGTTTCTTTTGAAGGAATTGCCAAAAGGAAGCAAATTATCGCAATTAGTGCAGTTCCCTTCCATGATCCGAAACCCTGATTCCCAGGATTCCAGTCTTTCCTTGATCAAGGCAATCCAAGGAGAATATCCGTATTTTGGAGAAATAGAAACGGAACCAAAAGGCCTTTTTCGCAAACTAAAACCAGGAGAAATACTCTTAGAAAGCGGGCTGATCAAAAACTTAAAACTTAAAGTAGGTTCCAAGGTTCAATTAGGAGAAAGTAATTTTGTCCTAAGAGGAAGTATCTTAAAAGAACCGGGAATGGCAGGAAACTTCCTCTCCATGGCTCCAAGCTCCATCATTCGAAAAGAATCTTTGGCCGAAACAGGTCTGGAACAGAGAGGTTCGCGTATAAGTTACCAGGTCCCGATCCTTCTTCCTATCGGAACAGACGCAAACGTATTCAAAAAAAGTAAATTTTCCGAATTCGCCAAGAATGATCTGATCTTATTCGAAAGTACGGAAGCAAATTCAGGATCTCAAAAATTCCTTACAAACACATTGGATTTCTTTTCTTTATTGGCATTATGCGCATTCTTCCTGGGAGGGATCTCCATCCTTCTTACAAGCAGGGCTGTCGTAAGAGCTAAATCGAACACATTCGCGATCTATAAATGTTTAGGGGCCGGACCGAATTTGGTTTTAGGTCTTGTACTTTCGGAACTTTTAATACTATCCACGATAGGAGCCGTATTCGGATTTTTATTCGGAAGCTTTTTACAAACTCAGATCCCGAATATGGCGGATAAGGAATTTCTTTTCGAACCTAAGCTCGTTCCGGATCTAAAAGCGTTTTTCTGGGCATTCGTTTTAGCTTGGGTAGTTCCGTTAGTTTCCGCTTGGGAAAGTCTCTCTGCTACTCGAAATTTAAGTCCGATGTACGCACTTAAATCGGATTTTGCAAATGAACTTTCTTCCGTACCCAAACTAAAATTAAAACAGTCCGTTTCTTTTTTTGCTGTATTCGGATTATTTTTCATACTCGCTTGGTGGGAAACGGGAGACTGGATCAAAGGATTGATCTTATGTGCAACTCTTCTTTTCTTACCCGTGGTTGTTTATCTCGGAATTTTAGGAATTCGTTTTGTGATCCGGTTTTTACTACAAAGATCCGAATTTTCCGCAAGTGTAAGAATGGCATTACGAAAACTAGATAGACCTAGAACGGGACTCTCTTGGGTTTCAGTCGGACTTGGTTCTTCCGTTTTCGTTCTATTGCTCAGTATTTTTTTAAGCGATAGTTTATTGGAATACAGCGGAGCAAAGGACAAGGAAAGAAGACCGAATATGTTCGTGTTGGATATACGACCGGAACAACTGGAAAGTTTCCAACAAACGGCGGAAAAGTATAATGTGGAAAAACTTTTAACTTCACCGGTGATCGGAGCAAGACTCACACGAGTGAACGGTGAACTCGTTAAAAAGGAAGATATGGAACTTTCCGCTCTCAGAAGAGATTGGAGATCCACGGCAAGGACCAGAGAATATTTCTTATCTTATAGAGAAAATGTATATCCGACTGAAAAGGTCACTGACGGAGATTTTTGGAGAAAAGGAGAAGAAGACCAAATCTCCGTCGAAAAAGAATTTTCCAAAAACTTAAAAGTGGACTTAGGAGATAAACTTTCTTTCTCGATTGGCGGGGTAGAAGTCACCGGAACCATCCGGAATTTCAGGACAGTCAACTGGTCGGACATGAGGCCGAACTTCGTAATCCTATTTTCAAAAGGGATCTTGGAAAAAGCTCCTAAATTCTATTTAAGTTCGTTTTTGCTAGAATCTTCGGACTCTAGATATTCTCTCCAAAAAGAATTATCAAATGAATTTCCGAATCTCACCATTGTAGACACGGAAAAGGCGGTCCAATCCTTCTTAGGGATTTTAGAAAAGATGTCCTTTGCCATCCGTTGGATGACCGGGCTTATCGTTTTGTCTTCTCTACTGTTGATACTTTCTTCTTTGGAACTGAGTAGAAAGGAAAGATTGGAAGAAACTTCCCTTCTCAGGATCATCGGCGGGACTAAAACCTTTTTACGAAAATACTTTCTAGCGGAATCATTACTTCTCGCGAATCTTTCTTTCGTATTGGCGTTCGTTTTAGTTTGGGGAGTTTCTTCCTACATGTCGGAAATGATTTTCGAGATACAAGCAAGTGTTCCTTGGTTGGAGATAGGGATCTTTTATGTTTCTCTGAACTTGGCGGTTGTAGGAATGTATTTCGGAACCTTACGGAACGAATGGAAAAGAAGTCCGACTCTATATCTGAAGGAAGTGTAA
- a CDS encoding ABC transporter ATP-binding protein: MLSISGLNKSYTVADQTFNVLKDVSFQVKSGEFVAVIGPSGSGKSTLLAVSAGLDKADSGTVLLDGISLFEKTEDELAKIRGEQIGFVFQNFQLIKTLNALENVSLPLALTTNLPEKVIHEKAMYWLEKVGIAHRAYNFPSQLSGGEEQRVAIARSFIHEPKLLFADEPTANLDKKNGENIMSLLKQLNRDRKSTLLVVTHDPKVASMADRILEMRDGVILNGTKSKVGVKKKVSRKKK; encoded by the coding sequence TTGTTATCTATATCAGGCTTAAATAAGTCTTACACTGTTGCAGACCAAACATTTAACGTACTAAAAGATGTTTCATTCCAGGTAAAGTCCGGTGAGTTCGTTGCTGTTATCGGCCCTTCCGGTTCAGGCAAATCTACATTACTCGCAGTTTCGGCAGGATTAGACAAAGCTGATTCAGGAACAGTGCTTTTAGATGGAATATCTCTATTTGAAAAGACTGAAGATGAATTGGCAAAGATCAGAGGAGAACAAATCGGCTTTGTATTCCAAAATTTTCAACTGATTAAGACGTTAAACGCTTTGGAAAACGTTTCCCTTCCTCTTGCTTTGACGACAAACCTTCCGGAAAAAGTGATACATGAAAAAGCGATGTATTGGTTGGAGAAGGTAGGCATCGCACACAGAGCATACAACTTTCCGAGCCAACTCTCTGGCGGAGAAGAACAAAGAGTAGCGATAGCACGTTCCTTTATACACGAACCTAAACTTCTTTTTGCCGACGAACCTACCGCGAACTTAGATAAGAAGAATGGAGAGAATATCATGTCTCTTCTTAAACAACTCAATAGAGATCGAAAATCCACTTTATTAGTTGTTACTCATGATCCGAAAGTAGCGTCAATGGCGGATAGGATCTTAGAAATGAGAGATGGAGTGATCTTAAACGGAACAAAATCCAAAGTGGGCGTTAAAAAGAAAGTATCTAGGAAGAAAAAATGA